Proteins encoded by one window of Deinococcus radiodurans R1 = ATCC 13939 = DSM 20539:
- a CDS encoding ABC transporter ATP-binding protein, which translates to MTTGPIPTAPVTTGAPLGAAAAPRADLLEVNNLQKYFPIRGGLMSRVVANVKAVNDITFRVGKGEVVGLIGESGSGKTTAGRALLRLIEPTGGQVIFNGTDITKLGKSQMRDYRREMQIIFQDPFASLNPRMTVSDILGEAMQIHNLHPGKARVDRIAELLQRVGLRPEHMGRYPHEFSGGQRQRIGIARALAVDPSFIVADEPVSALDVSIQAQVVNLIQDLQEELGLTVLFIAHDLHVVEYICDRMIVMYLGRIMEIAPSRELNRNPKHPYTEALLSASPVPDPTIKRQRIILEGDIPSPINPPSGCVFRTRCRYAIADCANIVPELREVSPDHFKACIRDDIL; encoded by the coding sequence ATGACCACTGGTCCCATTCCGACGGCCCCCGTGACCACCGGCGCTCCGCTGGGAGCCGCCGCAGCGCCGCGCGCTGACCTGCTCGAAGTCAACAACCTTCAGAAGTACTTCCCCATTCGCGGCGGCCTGATGTCGCGTGTGGTCGCCAACGTCAAGGCCGTTAACGACATTACTTTCCGTGTCGGCAAGGGCGAAGTGGTGGGCCTCATCGGTGAATCCGGCTCCGGCAAGACCACCGCCGGACGCGCCCTGCTGCGCCTGATCGAACCGACGGGCGGGCAGGTCATCTTCAACGGCACCGACATCACCAAGCTGGGCAAGTCCCAGATGCGCGATTACCGCCGCGAGATGCAGATCATCTTCCAGGACCCCTTCGCCTCGCTCAACCCGCGTATGACGGTGAGCGACATCCTCGGCGAAGCGATGCAGATTCATAACCTGCACCCCGGCAAGGCGCGCGTGGACCGCATCGCCGAGCTGTTGCAGCGCGTGGGTCTGCGCCCCGAGCACATGGGCCGTTACCCCCACGAGTTCTCGGGCGGTCAGCGCCAGCGCATCGGGATTGCCCGCGCTCTAGCGGTGGACCCCAGCTTCATCGTGGCCGACGAGCCGGTGTCGGCGCTCGACGTGTCCATCCAGGCGCAGGTCGTCAACCTGATTCAGGACCTTCAGGAAGAACTCGGCCTGACGGTGCTGTTCATCGCCCACGACCTGCACGTCGTCGAGTACATCTGTGACCGCATGATCGTGATGTACCTGGGCCGCATCATGGAAATCGCGCCGAGCCGCGAACTCAACCGCAACCCCAAGCACCCCTACACCGAGGCGCTGCTCTCGGCCTCCCCGGTGCCCGACCCCACCATCAAGCGTCAGCGCATCATCCTTGAGGGCGATATCCCCAGCCCCATCAACCCGCCCTCGGGCTGCGTGTTCCGCACCCGCTGCCGCTACGCGATTGCCGACTGCGCCAACATCGTGCCCGAACTGCGTGAAGTCTCGCCCGACCACTTCAAGGCGTGCATCCGCGACGACATTCTCTGA
- a CDS encoding ABC transporter ATP-binding protein, with translation MTQQHTGEVLLAVNNLKTYFNTDDGVVKSVDGVTFHIKKGETLAVVGESGSGKSVTSLTVMRLIPMPPGQIAGGEILFTGKDGVQRNLVNVSEAEMRRIRGNDISMIFQEPMTSLNPVYTVGDQIAEAVVLHQGKTRKEAMDVATDMLRFVGIPAPEKRVNEYPHQMSGGMRQRVMIAMALSCKPALLIADEPTTALDVTIQAQILDLMRNLQREVGMSILFITHNLGVVAEMADRVVVMYGGRVVEEGDVIEIFKAPRHPYTMGLLNSIPRPSEDEHAHVPGQPKKRLEAIPGNVPNPLNLPPGCTFEPRCKFAVPQCSQAVPALEDTGGGHMARCIRWREFEQVQGGQPHTGTGLSSEVNA, from the coding sequence ATGACCCAGCAACACACAGGTGAGGTCCTCCTCGCCGTCAACAACCTCAAGACCTACTTCAACACCGACGACGGCGTCGTCAAGAGTGTGGACGGCGTGACCTTCCACATCAAAAAGGGCGAAACCCTCGCCGTGGTGGGCGAATCGGGCTCGGGCAAGAGCGTGACCAGCCTGACCGTCATGCGCCTGATTCCCATGCCCCCCGGCCAGATCGCAGGCGGCGAGATCCTGTTCACCGGCAAAGACGGGGTGCAGCGCAACCTCGTCAACGTGTCCGAAGCCGAGATGCGTAGGATTCGCGGCAACGACATCTCCATGATCTTTCAGGAGCCGATGACCAGCCTCAACCCGGTCTACACCGTGGGCGACCAGATCGCCGAGGCGGTCGTGCTGCACCAGGGCAAGACCCGCAAGGAAGCGATGGACGTGGCGACTGACATGCTGCGCTTCGTGGGGATTCCGGCGCCCGAAAAGCGCGTCAACGAGTATCCCCACCAGATGTCGGGTGGGATGCGCCAGCGCGTGATGATCGCCATGGCGCTCTCGTGCAAGCCCGCGCTCCTGATCGCCGACGAGCCGACCACCGCCCTCGACGTGACCATCCAGGCGCAGATTCTGGACTTGATGCGTAACCTGCAACGGGAAGTGGGCATGAGCATTCTGTTTATCACCCACAACCTCGGCGTGGTGGCCGAAATGGCTGACCGTGTGGTGGTGATGTACGGTGGGCGCGTGGTGGAAGAAGGCGACGTGATCGAGATTTTCAAGGCGCCGCGCCACCCCTACACCATGGGCCTGCTCAACTCCATTCCCCGTCCCAGCGAAGACGAGCACGCCCACGTGCCCGGGCAGCCCAAAAAGCGCCTGGAAGCCATTCCCGGCAACGTGCCCAACCCGCTCAACCTGCCCCCCGGCTGCACCTTCGAGCCGCGCTGCAAGTTCGCCGTGCCCCAGTGCTCGCAGGCCGTCCCGGCGCTCGAAGACACGGGGGGCGGCCACATGGCCCGCTGCATCCGCTGGCGCGAATTTGAACAGGTTCAGGGCGGCCAGCCCCATACCGGCACCGGCCTGAGCTCCGAGGTGAACGCATGA
- a CDS encoding ABC transporter permease — MTTATAPQKIQKSKSQWQVIRTQFFRNPLARLGLFILGFLYLIALFAGFLAPYGLTEYSTSDRISWAPPTKIHWQDDGKFAPHVYGLKRDIDMETFRDKYTEDPSVKCPVKFFVRNPDIEDRTYKFLGFIPSSLKLMGVDEPCKLYLLGSDNFGRDQFSRIMYGSQISLTIGIIASLLSLVLGLVLGGIAGYFRGLADTLIMRLVEVLSAIPDLFLLILLRAMFPLEANPILVFYIVGGLLAFIGWGGIARVVRGQILSGREMDYVQAANALGASDARIIGQHLLPNSATFIIVAMSLAIPGYILTESGLSFIGIGIVEPYASWGSLLKLAQDGGFESLDTRPWVLLPGVFIMLAVLGWQFVGDGLRDAFDPRRRR; from the coding sequence ATGACGACTGCAACCGCACCCCAGAAAATCCAGAAATCCAAGAGCCAGTGGCAGGTCATTCGGACCCAGTTTTTCCGTAACCCCCTGGCCCGCCTGGGCCTGTTTATCCTGGGCTTTCTTTATCTCATCGCGCTGTTCGCGGGCTTTCTGGCCCCCTACGGCCTGACCGAGTACAGCACCTCCGACCGTATTTCCTGGGCACCCCCCACCAAGATTCACTGGCAGGATGACGGCAAGTTCGCGCCGCATGTCTACGGCCTCAAGCGCGACATCGACATGGAAACCTTCCGTGACAAGTACACCGAGGACCCTTCGGTCAAGTGCCCGGTCAAGTTCTTTGTCCGCAACCCCGACATTGAGGACCGCACCTACAAGTTCCTGGGCTTTATCCCCAGCAGCCTCAAGCTGATGGGCGTGGACGAACCCTGCAAGCTCTATCTGCTCGGCAGCGACAACTTCGGGCGTGACCAGTTCTCGCGCATCATGTACGGCTCGCAGATCAGCCTGACCATCGGCATCATCGCCTCGCTGCTGTCGCTGGTGCTGGGGCTGGTGCTGGGCGGTATCGCCGGGTACTTCCGGGGCTTGGCCGACACGCTCATCATGCGTCTGGTCGAGGTGCTTTCGGCCATTCCCGACCTCTTTCTGCTGATTCTGCTCCGCGCCATGTTCCCGCTCGAAGCCAACCCGATTCTGGTGTTCTACATCGTGGGCGGTCTGCTGGCGTTCATCGGCTGGGGCGGGATTGCCCGCGTGGTGCGCGGCCAGATCCTGTCGGGCCGCGAAATGGACTATGTGCAGGCCGCCAACGCCCTCGGCGCGTCGGACGCCCGCATCATCGGTCAGCACCTGCTGCCCAACTCGGCCACCTTCATCATCGTGGCGATGTCGCTGGCGATTCCCGGTTACATCCTCACCGAATCGGGCCTGAGCTTTATCGGCATCGGCATCGTGGAGCCTTACGCCTCGTGGGGCAGCCTGCTCAAGCTAGCGCAGGACGGCGGTTTCGAGTCGCTCGACACCCGTCCCTGGGTGCTGCTGCCGGGTGTGTTCATCATGCTGGCCGTTCTGGGCTGGCAGTTCGTGGGCGACGGCCTGCGTGACGCGTTCGACCCTCGCCGCCGCCGCTAG
- a CDS encoding ABC transporter permease, translating into MLPYILRRVLQFIPTFVLATMLAFFITQAAPGDFLSQLKENPSVKPETIERLRREFGLDQPVFVQYLYWFKNLLMGDLGDSFQYKRPVAEVIQGPFLNSLILVVISTVLHFAVSIPVGVYSALKPYSFWDRVFTFFSYIGLGIPSFFFGLLAIYAMLQLKQQFGWDLPLGGKSSSALPTDISPLRHVWDVFLHALIPSIILVLRGISGESRFIRGQMLEVLGQDYIRTARAKGLNDRAVTYKHAFKLAMIPTIAGLGGLLPALIGGAGFLEIVFNWPGLTPLQLTALGNQDIYILMAVTALGTLLYMIGNLLSDLLLAAVDPRIRYS; encoded by the coding sequence TTGCTTCCTTACATCTTGCGGCGAGTGCTGCAATTTATTCCTACTTTCGTCCTGGCGACCATGCTGGCGTTTTTCATCACCCAGGCCGCGCCAGGCGACTTTCTGTCTCAGTTGAAGGAAAATCCGTCGGTCAAGCCCGAGACCATCGAGCGTCTGCGCCGTGAATTTGGCCTGGACCAGCCGGTGTTTGTCCAGTACCTCTACTGGTTCAAGAACCTGCTGATGGGCGACCTGGGCGACTCTTTCCAGTACAAGCGCCCGGTGGCCGAGGTCATTCAGGGACCGTTTCTCAACAGCCTGATTCTGGTGGTCATCAGCACAGTGCTGCACTTCGCCGTGTCGATTCCTGTGGGTGTGTACAGCGCCCTCAAGCCCTACAGCTTCTGGGACCGCGTGTTTACCTTCTTTTCCTACATCGGCCTGGGGATACCTTCATTTTTCTTCGGTCTGCTGGCGATTTACGCCATGCTGCAACTCAAGCAGCAGTTCGGCTGGGACCTCCCCCTGGGCGGTAAGTCGAGCAGTGCGCTGCCGACCGACATTTCGCCGCTGCGCCACGTCTGGGACGTGTTCCTGCACGCGCTGATTCCGTCCATCATTCTGGTGCTGCGCGGAATTTCCGGTGAAAGCCGCTTTATTCGCGGCCAGATGCTCGAAGTGCTGGGTCAGGACTATATCCGCACCGCCCGCGCCAAGGGCCTGAACGACCGCGCCGTGACCTACAAGCACGCCTTCAAGCTCGCCATGATTCCGACCATCGCGGGTCTGGGCGGCCTGCTGCCTGCATTGATCGGCGGCGCGGGCTTTCTGGAAATCGTGTTCAACTGGCCCGGTCTGACGCCGCTGCAACTCACGGCGCTCGGCAACCAGGACATCTACATCCTGATGGCGGTGACGGCGCTCGGCACCCTCCTCTACATGATTGGCAACCTGCTGTCCGACCTGCTGCTGGCTGCCGTTGACCCCCGCATCCGGTACAGCTAA
- a CDS encoding ABC transporter substrate-binding protein gives MKKVMMLALALGASTSLAAPFVYPANWTSNKPGDVQTGGTFRSVNLQDFKTLNPFVSSESPNLPAVLSAGSLLGYNPVTGNYAPYMAEKYTQSADKRTFTFDIRKGMKWSDGKPITVDDWITAYTIDSNKDVGSNTFDYWTINNQPIKVTKVDSNTLKVVFPKADVTAIEFLSGIFLPQPTHVFMPVWKAKGAQGIKDMWTISTNPDNIVTSGPFMLDRYVRGERAILKKNPYFGEWNKDSAGKSLPYLDGIQINIVADANAQLAQFLAGNLDTYSPDNRDKLAQVKSAMDGGKVKGTLIPNASARASSDFMVFNMDDSATFKTKLFSNVKFRQAMSMLMNRDAMVDLALGGLGEPTYTSVYPVYKDWIPSGMDKYKFNPTAAAKLLAELGFTKKGSDGILVDKAGNKLEFTLITNAENNRRQSYAKVIQDEAKKVGVKINVSAIAFNQMTTLLDAKDNFGRRNFDAIIIGLTGGGQVYPVSGPSVVECKGLGDGGNLHMFNQSNKCRFPFETQAVNLFWKGRAEFDLAKRKAIAAQIQRNEMENQPYIQLAAQTVHFAWTDRVQGEYNRPQINSLNASTLFGPRDIALTWIKR, from the coding sequence ATGAAGAAAGTGATGATGTTGGCCCTGGCCCTCGGCGCGAGCACCTCGCTCGCCGCCCCCTTCGTCTACCCTGCCAACTGGACCAGCAACAAGCCCGGCGACGTGCAGACCGGCGGCACCTTCCGTTCCGTCAACCTTCAGGACTTCAAGACCCTGAACCCCTTTGTGTCGTCCGAAAGCCCCAACCTGCCTGCCGTGCTGAGCGCCGGTTCGCTGCTGGGCTACAACCCTGTGACTGGCAACTACGCGCCCTACATGGCGGAAAAGTACACCCAGTCCGCCGACAAGCGCACCTTCACCTTCGACATCCGCAAGGGCATGAAGTGGAGCGACGGCAAGCCGATTACCGTGGACGACTGGATCACCGCCTACACCATCGACTCCAACAAGGACGTGGGCAGCAACACCTTCGACTACTGGACCATCAACAACCAGCCGATCAAGGTGACCAAGGTCGACAGCAACACCCTCAAGGTCGTGTTCCCCAAGGCCGACGTGACCGCCATCGAGTTCCTGTCCGGTATCTTCCTGCCCCAGCCCACCCACGTCTTCATGCCTGTCTGGAAGGCCAAGGGTGCCCAGGGCATCAAGGACATGTGGACCATCAGCACCAACCCCGACAATATCGTGACCAGCGGCCCCTTCATGCTGGACCGTTATGTGCGTGGTGAGCGTGCCATCCTGAAGAAAAACCCCTACTTCGGCGAGTGGAACAAGGACAGCGCGGGCAAGTCGCTGCCCTACCTGGACGGCATCCAGATCAACATCGTGGCCGATGCCAACGCTCAGCTCGCTCAGTTCCTGGCGGGCAACCTCGACACCTACAGCCCCGACAACCGCGACAAGCTGGCCCAGGTCAAGTCGGCCATGGACGGCGGCAAGGTCAAGGGCACGCTGATTCCCAACGCCAGCGCCCGCGCCAGCAGCGACTTCATGGTCTTCAACATGGACGACAGCGCCACCTTCAAGACCAAGCTGTTTTCCAACGTCAAGTTCCGTCAGGCCATGAGCATGCTGATGAACCGCGACGCGATGGTCGACCTTGCTCTCGGCGGTCTCGGCGAGCCCACCTACACCTCGGTCTACCCCGTGTACAAGGACTGGATCCCCAGCGGCATGGACAAGTACAAGTTCAACCCCACCGCCGCTGCCAAGCTGCTGGCTGAACTGGGCTTTACCAAGAAGGGCAGCGACGGCATCCTGGTGGATAAGGCGGGCAACAAGCTCGAATTCACCCTGATTACCAACGCCGAGAACAACCGTCGTCAGAGCTACGCCAAGGTGATTCAGGACGAGGCCAAGAAGGTCGGCGTCAAGATCAACGTCAGCGCCATCGCCTTCAACCAGATGACCACGCTGCTCGACGCCAAGGACAACTTCGGTCGCCGTAACTTCGACGCCATCATCATCGGTCTGACCGGTGGCGGTCAGGTCTACCCCGTGTCCGGCCCCAGCGTCGTCGAGTGCAAGGGCCTCGGTGACGGCGGCAACCTGCACATGTTCAACCAGAGCAACAAGTGCCGCTTCCCCTTCGAAACCCAGGCCGTGAACCTGTTCTGGAAGGGCCGCGCCGAGTTCGACCTCGCCAAGCGCAAGGCCATCGCCGCGCAGATCCAGAGGAACGAAATGGAAAACCAGCCCTACATCCAGCTGGCCGCCCAGACCGTCCACTTCGCCTGGACCGACCGCGTGCAGGGCGAGTACAACCGCCCCCAGATCAACAGCTTGAACGCCAGCACCCTCTTCGGGCCCCGCGACATCGCGCTGACCTGGATCAAGCGCTGA